The Microterricola viridarii genome segment ATGTGCTGGAACTGGTTCAGGTCCAGGTCTCCTGCGGACAGGGCCGGGTTCGGCTGTGCGTAGTCAGCGAAGTCGGAGAGCTCGACCGTGATGCCCTCTGCGGCGGCGGCCTCGACGAAGGCGGGCCACTGCGGGTCGCTCTTGCCGACGACGCCGATCCTGACGGTCTCCGACTTGTCGGCCGAACCGGATCCAGCGCCGACCTCGGCGGTCGTGGCGCAGCCGGCGAGAGCGGCGAGCAGGGGAAGCGTGGCGAGAGCTGCGAGGACCTTGGTGGTCTTCTTCGAGATGGACATAACTACCTTTCGCTGTGTGTACCCGACCGGCCGGTGATCAGTTCGCGATCACGAAGCCGGGTGCGGCTTCGACATCTCTCGGCACACAGCTCCGCCATGGGGTATTTCCAAAGGGGATTTGTGTGCCGCAGCTGTGCGGGGTAATTACAACGGTACGGGGCTATTCTTCGACCGCCGAACCACTCCGCCTTAGTTCGTCACAGTTCCTGCGACGCTAGCCCTCGAGAAGCTCAGAAAGTTCGATCCAACGGGTTTCGTTCGTGACCACATCATTTTCCAGCTTCGACAGTTGGGCGGTCAGCGCCCCCAGACCGTCGTAATCTCCCTGGTCGTGGGTGGCCAGCTTCTCGTGAATCTCGGCGATCTGCTGCTGCCATTTGGCGATCTTGCGGTCGATGGACGCCAGTTCCTTCTGCGCGTTGCGCAGCTCGGCGCCACCCAGCTTCGGCTTGGCGGCCACGGCGGGCTTGCTCGGGGCCGCACTCGTTGAAGCACCGCTGTTGTCGTTGGAACCGACGACGCTTTCGAAGCCGACGTTGTCGGCATCCGCCGCCACCTGCTTCTTGCGCATCTCGATGTACTGCTCGACACCACCGGGAAGGTGCTTGAAGTGGCCCTCGGTGACGGCGTACTGCTGGTCGGTGACGCGTTCGATCAAGTAGCGGTCGTGGCTGACGACGAGCAGCGTGCCGGGGAAGGAGTCGAGCAGGTCTTCCATGGCGGCGAGCATGTCGGTGTCGAGGTCGTTGGTCGGCTCATCGAGGATCAGCACGTTCGGCTCGTCCAGCACGATCAGCAGCAGCTGCAGGCGGCGCTTCTGGCCACCGGAGAGGTCCTTGACCGGGGTGGAGAGCTGCGAGCTCATGAAGCCCATGCGCTCCAGCAGCTGGCCGGGGGTCATCTCTTTGCCGCCGGCGACGTAGCTGGAACGCTGACGGCCGATGACCTCGCTGACGCGGTCGTTCTGGATCGCCTTCAGCTCATCGAGCTGCTGGGTGAGCACCGCGACCTTGATCGTCTTGCCGCGCTTGACCGTGCCGCTGGTGGGCTGCAGGGTGCCTGCGACGAGGTTCAGCAGCGTGGACTTTCCCGCACCGTTGACACCGAGGATGCCGGTGCGCTCGCCCGGCGCAATGCGCCAGGTGATGTCGTTCAGCACCGTCTTCTCGCCGCGGTGCTCGGTGGCGGGGAACTTGACGGTGACGTCGATCAGGTCGACGACGTCCTTGCCGAGACGCTGCATGGCCATCGACTGCATCGACACGGTGTCGCGGGGCGGCGGCTCGTTCGCGATCAACTCGTTGGCCGCGTCGATGCGGAACTTCGGCTTGGCCGTGCGGGCCGGGGCGCCGCGACGCAGCCAGGCCAGCTCCTTCTTCATGAGGTTCTGACGTTTCGCCTCGGAGACGGCCGCCGAGCGGTCGCGCTCGACGCGCTGCAGGATGTACGCCGCGTAACCACCCTCGAAGGGCTCGATGATGCGGTCGTGCACCTCCCAGGTGGCGTTGCAGATCTCGTCGAGGAACCACCGGTCGTGGGTGACGACGACGAGTCCGCCGCTGCCCTGGGGCCAGCGGCGCTTGAGGTGCCCGGCGAGCCAGGCGATGCCCTCGACGTCGAGGTGGTTTGTGGGCTCATCGAGGAAGACGACGTCGTGGTCGCCGACGAGCAGCGCGGCGAGGGCGACGCGGCGGCGCTGGCCGCCGGAGAGGCTCTCGACGATGGCGTCCCAGGGCACATCGCTGAGCAGTCCGCCGATGACGTCGCGTACGACGGGGTCGCCCGCCCAGACGTGCTCGTCGATGCCGCCGACGACGGCCTGGGCGACGGTGAGGCTGGAGTCGACGGTGTCGGCCTGGTCGAGCATGGCGAGGCGCACGTCGCGGCGGCGCGTGACGCGGCCGCCGTCCGGCTCCATCCGCCCGGCCAGCAGTTTGAGGAGGGTGGACTTTCCGTCACCGTTGCGGCCGACGATGCCGACGCGGTCGCCCTCATTGAGACCCACCGTCACTTCGTCAAAGATTACGCGGGTGGGGAATTCGAGGTGCAGCCTTTCGGCGCCAAGCATGTGTGCCATATCGCCCCCAACTCTACTGGGCGCGCCTGTGTGCCGCCCCGCGAATGCGATGTGAGCGGCGGGGCGGATGCCGGCGGCATCCGCGGCGGGTCGGTCAGGAGTGGATGACGCGGGCGCCGTGCACCGGGCCGTGGGCCCGCACCGCCGTCAGCCGGGAGGCCGAGAGCGCCACCTGCAGTTCGAGCGCCGTGTCGGAGTCCGGCGCGAGGAAGGCCAGTGTCGGGCCGGAGCCGGAGACGATGCCGGCCAGCGCGCCGTTGGCCTCGCCGAGCTCCAAGATCTGGCCGAGCCCGGGGGCCAGGTGCAGCGCCGGGGCCTGCAGGTCGTTGTGCAGCGCCTCGGCGAGCAGCGCTGAGTCGCCGGCGCGCAGCGCGTGCAGCACCCGGGCGTCCACCTGCGGCGAGACGGCCGCCGGCCGGATGTCGGCGGCGTGCCGCTCCCGGTGCCGGTCCAGTTCGGCGTACACGGCCGGCGTCGACATGCCGAACTCGGCGACGGCGAGCACCCAGTGGAAGTTGCCCTGCGCGAGCGCCGGGCTGAGTTGGTCGCCGCGGCCGGTGCCGATGGCGGTGCCGCCGGCGAGGGCGAACGGCACATCGGCGCCGAGCTTGGCGGCCAGAGTGTGCATCTCGTCCTTGCCGAGCTCGGTGCCCCAGAGCGCGTCACAGGCGATCAGGCTGGCTGCGGCATCCGCGGAGCCGCCGCCCATGCCGCCGGCGATGGGCACGTTCTTCTCGATCTCGAGCCGCACACCGCCGCGGTAGCCGGTCTTGCGGGCGAGCAGCCTGGCCGCCTTGATGGCCAGGTTGCTGCCGTCGACCTCGAGGCCGGAGGTGTCGACGCTGCCGCTGAAGCTCACCGAGAAGTCGTCGGCTGGGTAGGCGCGCACATCTTCGTACAGCGAGACGGCCTGGTACGCCGTCGCCAGGTCGTGGTAGCCGTCGTCCTGCAACGCACCAACGGCGAGGAAGACGTTGATCTTGCCCGGCGCCCTCGCGTGCACGACTGGGGAGGTGGCGGCGAGAGTCATATCTTCACGCTATCCCAACTCGGCCGCGGCCTGCAGCCAGCCCTGCATGCGGGCCTTCGCCGGGGCGACGTCTTCGGCGCCGCCGAGCCGTTGCCAGGTGAGGCCGGCGGAGGATTTGCCTCCCTTGCTCGGCGCGATGGTGGCCAGCAGCGAGCCCACCGGCATCGCCCAACGCGCCGTCACGTACTTCGCTGCACGGCTCTCGGATGCCGGGGCGCCGAGCTCCTCGGCCAGGGCGGCGACTACCGCGTCCAGCGCCGGCAGCTGTTCGAGCGGAAGCGTCTTGGACACGCTCGCCTCGAAGCTGCCGTCCTGGCGCTGGCCCGGCAGGCGGATGCCGCGGGCCTGCTCGTAGCCGACGGTGACGCCCTGCGCCCACCAGCCACCGAGCGGGTAGTGGGCGTCGAGCCAGCGGGCGATCGCGGAGTGCTTCCAGGCTGCCGCGCCCTCTGCGTCGAGGATCGCGAACCACTCCGCCCAGGTCTTGCCGGTGGCGGCGGCGAGAGCGTCGTCGCTCACTCCGTCTTGACGCCCGGTGACGATCTCTTCGGCCATGCTCGCAACGCTACTGGCTGTGCGCGCGGACACGCCAGTGTCGTAGTGCGCTGGCATCAGCTGGTTGAGCCTGTCGAAACCCGGCCCCCTCCCGCTGGTTGAGCCTGTCGAAACCCGGCCCCCTCCCGCTGGTTGAGCCTGTCGAAACCCGGCGCCCTCCCGCTGGCGCGGGCTGGGCGCACCAGCCTCGGTATCTGTTCCTGAGGTTGCCTGGCTAGTGGCTGCCGCCTTTCGCGCTGCTACGCAGCGCGCGCGATGCGCAGGAAGTCGTGCACGGTGAGCTGCTCGCCGCGCTCGGTCGGGCTGACGCCCGCGGCCTCCAGCACGGCGCTGGCCGTCGCGGTGTCGCCGAGCACGGGAGCCAGCGACTGGCGCAGCATCTTGCGGCGCTGCTGGAAGGCGGCATCCACCAGCGCGAACGTGGCGAGGCGCTCCTCCTCGGTGCCGATTGCACCGGTCTCATCGATCGCCGCGTCACCGCTGGACGCGGCATCCCGCCGGTCGAAGCCGACGAGGATCGAGTCGACGTTC includes the following:
- a CDS encoding ABC-F family ATP-binding cassette domain-containing protein, giving the protein MAHMLGAERLHLEFPTRVIFDEVTVGLNEGDRVGIVGRNGDGKSTLLKLLAGRMEPDGGRVTRRRDVRLAMLDQADTVDSSLTVAQAVVGGIDEHVWAGDPVVRDVIGGLLSDVPWDAIVESLSGGQRRRVALAALLVGDHDVVFLDEPTNHLDVEGIAWLAGHLKRRWPQGSGGLVVVTHDRWFLDEICNATWEVHDRIIEPFEGGYAAYILQRVERDRSAAVSEAKRQNLMKKELAWLRRGAPARTAKPKFRIDAANELIANEPPPRDTVSMQSMAMQRLGKDVVDLIDVTVKFPATEHRGEKTVLNDITWRIAPGERTGILGVNGAGKSTLLNLVAGTLQPTSGTVKRGKTIKVAVLTQQLDELKAIQNDRVSEVIGRQRSSYVAGGKEMTPGQLLERMGFMSSQLSTPVKDLSGGQKRRLQLLLIVLDEPNVLILDEPTNDLDTDMLAAMEDLLDSFPGTLLVVSHDRYLIERVTDQQYAVTEGHFKHLPGGVEQYIEMRKKQVAADADNVGFESVVGSNDNSGASTSAAPSKPAVAAKPKLGGAELRNAQKELASIDRKIAKWQQQIAEIHEKLATHDQGDYDGLGALTAQLSKLENDVVTNETRWIELSELLEG
- a CDS encoding 4-(cytidine 5'-diphospho)-2-C-methyl-D-erythritol kinase, translating into MTLAATSPVVHARAPGKINVFLAVGALQDDGYHDLATAYQAVSLYEDVRAYPADDFSVSFSGSVDTSGLEVDGSNLAIKAARLLARKTGYRGGVRLEIEKNVPIAGGMGGGSADAAASLIACDALWGTELGKDEMHTLAAKLGADVPFALAGGTAIGTGRGDQLSPALAQGNFHWVLAVAEFGMSTPAVYAELDRHRERHAADIRPAAVSPQVDARVLHALRAGDSALLAEALHNDLQAPALHLAPGLGQILELGEANGALAGIVSGSGPTLAFLAPDSDTALELQVALSASRLTAVRAHGPVHGARVIHS
- a CDS encoding DUF4287 domain-containing protein, which codes for MAEEIVTGRQDGVSDDALAAATGKTWAEWFAILDAEGAAAWKHSAIARWLDAHYPLGGWWAQGVTVGYEQARGIRLPGQRQDGSFEASVSKTLPLEQLPALDAVVAALAEELGAPASESRAAKYVTARWAMPVGSLLATIAPSKGGKSSAGLTWQRLGGAEDVAPAKARMQGWLQAAAELG